The Blastocatellia bacterium genome window below encodes:
- a CDS encoding M55 family metallopeptidase has translation MKMRWVCWTLLVALVVSSTAGAQSIKLAQGAKKMKIYISADMEGIVGVVTNEQLGPQGFEYNRFREFMTAEVSAAAQAALDAGATEVVISDSHGNGQNLLIEKLPRSVTIVRSWPRPLMMMQGIDESFDGAIFIGYHTSTNNTAGVRAHTISSARLADVRLNNVSMPEAGINAAIAGHFNVPVIMVSGDDAVVKEVTGLLGNIEGAVVKWSYGFHSARTLTPEVAYELIREKVQRAISRIKEFKPYKVKAPVQLDVRFKNYRPSEMLSYLSIVERTDSHSIRFLGKDIVEVSKFLEFITTYEPALEP, from the coding sequence GCATCAAGCTGGCGCAAGGAGCAAAGAAGATGAAGATTTACATCTCTGCCGATATGGAAGGCATTGTCGGGGTGGTGACGAACGAGCAGCTCGGGCCGCAGGGCTTCGAGTACAACCGCTTCCGCGAGTTCATGACCGCCGAAGTCAGCGCCGCCGCGCAAGCCGCTTTAGACGCCGGCGCGACCGAAGTGGTCATCAGCGATTCGCATGGCAATGGCCAGAACCTGCTGATCGAAAAGCTGCCCCGGTCGGTGACCATCGTGCGCTCGTGGCCGCGCCCGCTGATGATGATGCAGGGCATTGACGAATCGTTCGACGGCGCTATCTTCATCGGCTACCACACCAGCACGAACAACACCGCAGGGGTGCGCGCCCATACGATTTCGAGCGCCCGGCTGGCAGACGTGCGGCTCAACAATGTCTCGATGCCCGAAGCCGGCATCAACGCCGCCATCGCCGGCCATTTCAACGTGCCGGTGATTATGGTTTCGGGCGACGACGCGGTGGTTAAAGAAGTCACCGGCTTGCTCGGCAACATCGAAGGCGCGGTCGTCAAGTGGTCGTATGGCTTTCACTCGGCGCGCACACTGACGCCGGAGGTGGCCTATGAGCTGATTCGCGAAAAAGTCCAGCGCGCCATCAGTCGCATTAAAGAATTCAAGCCCTACAAGGTCAAAGCGCCGGTGCAGCTCGACGTGCGCTTCAAGAATTACCGCCCGTCGGAGATGCTCAGCTACCTGTCGATTGTCGAGCGCACAGACTCGCACAGCATTCGCTTCCTTGGCAAAGACATCGTCGAGGTGTCGAAGTTTCTGGAGTTCATCACGACCTATGAGCCGGCGCTGGAGCCGTGA